One genomic segment of Hordeum vulgare subsp. vulgare chromosome 2H, MorexV3_pseudomolecules_assembly, whole genome shotgun sequence includes these proteins:
- the LOC123425043 gene encoding probable carboxylesterase 18 encodes MAGTEDARRTPALPWTVRLQFAALSLAHRPDGSVRRLLFSLGDLHAAARSRPDASGVHSADVTFDASRGLWARVFSPSSVANQPVPVVVYFHGGGFVLFSAASRPYDAFCRRLCHGLGAVVVSVNYRLAPKYRFPAAYDDGVDVLRYLDTNGLPADLAVPVDLSRCFLAGDSAGGNISHHVAQRWSAMTTTVLPSSLRLAGVVLIQPFFGGEERTEAEVTLDKVGPSLSMVVTDAYWREFLPEGATRDHAAARVCGERVELAEAFPPAMVVIGEFDLLKGWQTRYVEALRGKGKPVTVVKYPDAIHGFHAFPEIADAGKLVEDIKQFVDERRPAKS; translated from the coding sequence ATGGCCGGCACTGAGGACGCGCGCCGGACGCCGGCCCTGCCGTGGACGGTACGCCTCCAGTTTGCGGCGCTTTCGCTCGCGCACCGGCCGGACGGCAGCGTTCGGCGCCTCCTCTTCTCCCTCGGCGACCTCCACGCGGCGGCAAGGTCACGCCCGGACGCATCGGGGGTCCACTCCGCCGACGTCACCTTCGACGCCTCCCGCGGCCTCTGGGCGCGCGTCTTCTCCCCCTCGTCGGTAGCCAATCAACCGGTCCCCGTCGTCGTCTACTTCCACGGCGGCGGCTTCGTGCTCTTCTCCGCGGCCTCCCGCCCCTACGACGCGTTCTGCCGCCGCCTTTGCCACGGGCTTGGCGCCGTCGTCGTCTCGGTGAACTACCGCCTCGCCCCCAAGTACCGCTTCCCGGCAGCGTACGACGACGGCGTGGACGTGCTCCGCTACCTCGACACGAACGGTCTCCCCGCCGACCTTGCCGTACCAGTGGATCTCTCCAGATGCTTCCTCGCCGGCGACAGTGCCGGCGGAAATATCTCGCATCACGTGGCACAGCGCTGGTCGGCCATGACGACCACCGTGTTACCATCATCCCTACGCCTCGCCGGCGTCGTCCTGATCCAGCCATTCTTCGGGGGCGAGGAGCGGACGGAGGCGGAGGTTACGCTCGACAAGGTGGGGCCCTCGCTGTCGATGGTGGTGACGGACGCCTACTGGagggagttcctgccggagggcgCCACCCGGGACCACGCAGCCGCTCGCGTCTGCGGCGAGCGCGTCGAGCTCGCCGAGGCGTTCCCGCCGGCCATGGTGGTGATCGGTGAGTTCGACCTGCTCAAGGGCTGGCAGACGCGGTACGTGGAGGCGTTGCGCGGCAAGGGGAAGCCGGTTACGGTGGTCAAGTACCCCGATGCTATCCACGGATTCCACGCGTTCCCGGAGATCGCCGACGCCGGCAAGCTCGTGGAGGATATCAAGCAGTTCGTCGACGAGCGTCGGCCTGCGAAGTCGTAG